Proteins encoded in a region of the Nitrospirota bacterium genome:
- a CDS encoding 50S ribosomal protein L25, whose amino-acid sequence MEKILLKADERREKGKGAARSLRRAGQLPAVVYGAGKSIPIKLNRKEMVSLIKAGVAEHALITLELNRDKAKSTEHPVLIKEYQVDPIDSILLHVDFIEISLKDKLKISVPIIITREPKGIKEGGILELQMREVEIECLPTHIPHGIEVDAEFIEIGHSLHVSDLVPMEGIKIISDPEQVILVVSSPKMEEAVAAPAEGEVKEPEVLKAKGKAAEGESKETKK is encoded by the coding sequence ATGGAAAAGATTTTATTAAAGGCGGATGAAAGAAGAGAGAAGGGCAAGGGCGCTGCAAGGAGCCTGCGCAGGGCGGGACAGCTGCCTGCGGTTGTATACGGGGCCGGCAAGTCGATCCCGATAAAGCTGAATAGAAAAGAGATGGTAAGTCTTATAAAAGCAGGTGTTGCTGAACATGCCCTTATAACTCTTGAGCTTAACAGGGATAAGGCGAAGTCCACAGAGCATCCCGTGCTCATAAAAGAGTACCAGGTCGACCCGATAGACAGCATCCTGCTGCATGTTGACTTTATTGAGATATCGCTCAAAGATAAGCTCAAGATATCTGTTCCTATCATTATTACAAGGGAACCCAAGGGCATCAAAGAGGGGGGTATTCTTGAGCTGCAGATGAGAGAGGTTGAGATAGAGTGTCTTCCGACCCATATACCGCATGGCATCGAGGTAGACGCGGAGTTTATCGAGATCGGGCATTCTCTTCATGTAAGCGACCTGGTTCCTATGGAAGGCATAAAGATAATTTCTGACCCTGAGCAGGTTATCCTTGTTGTCAGTTCGCCAAAGATGGAGGAGGCTGTTGCCGCGCCTGCTGAAGGTGAGGTTAAAGAGCCTGAAGTGCTTAAAGCCAAAGGCAAGGCAGCAGAGGGAGAATCAAAGGAAACTAAAAAGTAA
- a CDS encoding aminoacyl-tRNA hydrolase translates to MWLVVGLGNPGQEYEDTRHNIGFMVVDALAAGSSIKLKYKTEAYRYGRGFIEGKETLLIKPLTFMNRSGRAVMSAIARFKEIDNIIVVHDDLDLEKGIVRIKQDGSSGGHKGIGSIIDSLGSKDFLRLRIGIGRPARVPTEDYVLRPFPKSETKMLTETIDKAVNAVKAVLHKGVSSAQNEFHR, encoded by the coding sequence ATGTGGCTGGTTGTCGGCCTGGGTAATCCGGGACAGGAGTATGAGGATACAAGGCACAACATCGGTTTTATGGTTGTGGATGCCCTGGCGGCAGGCTCATCTATAAAATTAAAATACAAAACAGAAGCTTACCGTTATGGAAGAGGCTTTATCGAGGGGAAGGAGACGCTCCTGATAAAGCCTCTTACTTTTATGAACAGAAGCGGCAGGGCTGTAATGAGCGCCATTGCCAGGTTTAAAGAGATAGATAATATAATTGTTGTGCATGATGACCTTGACCTTGAGAAAGGGATTGTCAGGATAAAGCAGGACGGCTCTTCAGGCGGACACAAAGGTATCGGGTCTATCATAGATTCATTGGGTTCAAAGGATTTTCTCAGATTAAGAATAGGGATAGGGCGCCCAGCTAGGGTTCCGACAGAAGATTATGTCCTCAGGCCGTTCCCGAAAAGCGAAACAAAGATGCTGACTGAGACCATAGATAAGGCCGTAAACGCAGTTAAAGCAGTCCTTCATAAAGGCGTATCCTCCGCGCAGAACGAATTCCACAGGTAG
- a CDS encoding chaperone NapD — protein sequence MNVSGIVVKTAKEHLQDVIERINSIGYCEVHFHDPDGKIVATIEGDSINDQTERLKQIQNIPFVFSASLSYSYCEDEISEALGTIRTI from the coding sequence ATGAATGTATCAGGCATTGTTGTCAAGACGGCAAAAGAACACTTGCAGGATGTTATAGAACGTATCAACTCTATTGGCTATTGCGAAGTCCATTTCCACGATCCTGACGGAAAGATAGTCGCGACAATAGAAGGCGACAGCATAAATGACCAGACGGAAAGATTAAAGCAGATACAGAACATCCCCTTTGTCTTCAGCGCGAGCCTGTCTTATTCATATTGCGAAGATGAGATATCAGAGGCATTGGGAACTATCCGGACAATCTGA
- a CDS encoding nitrate reductase cytochrome c-type subunit produces MPVLAVSIVSLLLLSCAQTKIYTEEDLGLRHENLYDENTSAPVYGAPITKEAGTSTRFERSFENSPPLIPHDITAMLPIAQTENLCMGCHMPEEAGATGATPIPKSHLTDFDTGKDLKGELAGNRYNCVQCHVIQTELTPAVKNIFKGGFRDDQGHYNSNLIDNLNEGVETE; encoded by the coding sequence GACAAAAATATATACTGAAGAGGATCTTGGCCTGAGGCATGAAAACCTGTATGATGAAAACACCTCAGCCCCTGTGTATGGAGCGCCTATTACCAAGGAAGCCGGTACGAGCACCAGGTTCGAGAGGTCTTTTGAGAACAGCCCTCCGTTAATCCCGCATGATATCACTGCGATGCTCCCCATAGCGCAGACTGAAAACCTCTGCATGGGCTGCCATATGCCGGAAGAGGCCGGGGCCACAGGTGCAACCCCGATCCCTAAATCACACCTTACGGATTTTGATACAGGGAAAGACCTGAAAGGCGAATTAGCCGGAAACCGTTACAACTGCGTGCAATGCCATGTGATACAGACAGAGCTGACACCGGCGGTAAAGAATATTTTCAAAGGCGGGTTCAGGGATGATCAAGGGCATTACAATTCAAATCTGATAGATAACTTAAACGAAGGTGTTGAAACCGAGTAG